In Acanthopagrus latus isolate v.2019 chromosome 23, fAcaLat1.1, whole genome shotgun sequence, the genomic window GTTCTTTATCttgaatgtttatttgtttgtttgtttaatccacaCCCTGTAGTACCAAGTCAAGTTCACTGCTTCTCTACATTTGACATAACTAACAGCTCCTGTCTTGGACATGTTGATCTAGACCTTTAGCAAATATGGGCTATGGAAGAAAGatcatttaaatttgatttggtcaaagaaaaaaaaaatatttatagcTGTACAGTGAGTAAGTATATTAGACAACAGTCATGTTGTATATGATCATGTGCACTGAGGATACATAATAGAATATTTATTACTATATTTGATCagactgatttgatttgatgtagAGTCATTTGACTTTTTCAACCTCATCACCCAACAGTACTTTTGACAAAGAATATGGTtttaactgaatacattttcaactGTGGTGTCCTGACCTCCCTATAATGCATTATGGGATAAGATCTGAAACGTATTTTAGCTATGCAACGGTCATTTAGTTGTTATTCTACAACAGGGGTACTCTGATACAAATCTTAGAGGGCAGCAAAGGTTTTTTTCAATGATTCAAAGGTCCATGTGTTGAGTTCcgtcaggccacatgcaataatactgtaatatatatatatatatatatatatatatatatatatatatatatatatatatatatatatatatatatattacagtattatatatccattttgacaaattaaaatagttgaataaaacaaagtatctaagtgagcactctgttgctttttgttgttgtgttatagatgtgacaagaatcctgcttgcagcttgatatgatgatgtcactgcatttatttttgttgttcttgcctctgaattttgaggaaatatCTCTTAAAAATGActatgcttcgtctcataatgtcgtttcaaattggaaatcttcatcacagctatagtctcctggcatattaagcacatgggtgctggttggagggagaatgaatgcaaatgtttcagtaCATTCTTCCTCGAATTGCCAATTTTCACTGTCcgcttttcttttagcagtgaacttgctcctacagccagcaaaatgtaaacatgcGAAATGCTCCAAAAACTAAAGTGAATGTTAAAAATTGTGCTCGCAGGAGTGAGTGACCTAGgtgtctgtgtatcgttggcatggagacaggTCCCGGTATATACGTGCCAtcccaaccaaaacacatggtgaaggaataatagtccgggggccacaaataggaggcTGGCGGGCCGGATGCGGCCTGAGGCCACCTATTGAGGACCGCTGTTCTATAACATAGAGTTGTCCAATGAAATGCAATTTGTTTCCCATAATGTTACACAACAAAACCTATTTTTTTATGGTGGAGTGTtgatgatgagttcaggagtctctcAGCTGTGGGACAGAAGCTGCACTGAAGTCTGGCATCAGCAGCATCAGGTATTCTGTATCTGTtggcagatggcagcagggtgaacagactgcagtgggtgggtgttgtcttttatttgCCCTGGTGATCGGGTCTGTATAAGTCAGAAATACAATAGAAATTAATTCAGTTCATTACATGAatttgttcactttcagctgagTCACTGCGCTGCCATCAGTGCACCAATGAATCATGTTCCAACTCAACCTCAGTGCTGTGTCCTCTCACAAGTACAGTATGCAGAACTATCACTTCAGGTGGGTGCCAGTTACTCATAACACTGTCTATTCAAGTGAGTTTACATCATTGATGACACATCAGACAAAAAGAATGACAGTTTCATCAAGTTGTGATATAGGGGAGGATAACATGAAGAGGTCTGaatgattccttttttttcatcattaccATTTattccttttctccttttagTGAGGCTGACCAATACAATTGCTAGCGTGACAGTTGGAAAAAACTGTTCCTCGCTGCTGTCCTGCATCACTCCCAACAACGTTGAAACTGAATGGTCTGTGAACcaaggttttaaaaaagaagcccacacacagaaatgctgcGCAACTGATAACTGCAACCTCGGGACCCTGGCTGGTAAGATCTAGGTCTACTGTTATTGAGTTAATAAAGCAGTCCGTGACCTGACTGAGGCTTTTAAACTTAATTCGCCAAGACCAGCACTAGCTTGTCTCTCTAGATGTTTTTGGTGACTAGGGAAATGTGCTTGTTTGCTGTGttctgaaaaaacacagattaacaACTTTGTAGCCAGTAGTAACTGAATGTAGCCTGCTTCTATTCTCCACACTAGAGGTGAATAGTTAAAGGTTCAAATTAAAAGATTCACTATCACTGACGTTGTTCACTATTTCTCGGCTGAgcgattacattttttattgaaatgtatttttggaaatacatttttatgtcacTTTCTTGTCAAGAGTTTGAGagatttgaaaattaaaataattccaAAGTGGGTATGTTATGTATGAGGCTatagtcacacaaacacaaatacaggaaaatcACCTGCTGGTGCTGAATGTGTCAGTTTGTTATTTTCTAGTTTTTTGAGGGGTCAACCACACACATATCCTACCTATTGGTTGTGGCTGCGACTTCGCCTGATCAAAGTTCAGCTGAATTTgcgtgaaagaaaaaaacaaaaacaaaaactagcACCCTCTttccaaaaaaatggaaataagacCAGCATTTAATCCATTGTGAATGTTGtggctttttcttgttttgttttgttttgttttgttttgtgtttttatgcaggACATCAGTTGGGTAGGCAGTGTGTGTACTCACTGCTAAAAGAATGTGGTCACATGTGGTCCTgaccacctctgaatgtgtTCTGAGTGGTCGGATCCCAAATGTGTCCACAACATGTCTTAAAGCTTGTGAATGGATCATTAAGGACAAATGTAGATCTCAGGTCTGAACAACGCCAGAGGCAGgttgttagctgttagccatttCCTTTCTAGCAGTCTTTATGTTTATCCTGTGATTGATatccttcctctcatctctgtaACTACAtactaaatacattttattgagtTCAGTTTGAGAACTGGCGTTATAGATGAATCTGTATACATGTAGTCACTAGACTTCTggttctgtctccctctctgtttcctcctgtggCATGTCTCCAGTTCCCAATCTTTTAACGAATGGGAAGCAGTGTGTTGCATGTGCAAGCTCAGCTGACAGCATGGCAGGAACCTGCAACACCACTCTGTCCTGTGCAGGAGTTGAGGACCGTTGCTTCAATGGCACCAGTATGTTCTAACAGTAAAATGATTGTTGTGATTAGTTTGATGGCTGTTGATGCTCACGTGAACACAGCAAACCATTTGGAATgaattacatttactcaactactttacttaaagggatatttcggtgtaagtttaatccgTGGTCTAATGCGCcttgacactgagtaagacccccccccgtgccgagagatcaagtttgcagatgGCTAGCTTACGTAGgtttagcaacctcagaaatgtctgcacaataacaatatattgCAGTATACACCTCcaccaagaaactgccatcaaaaggCCACAAATAGTGCTCAggacagcaccaaacttcagcaacagtacaaatagggtttcagcacatagttcgaggcacCAAACCTCCGCTACCTTAGCCGGATTTCtactgtaaagtgaacacagctcaccactctcctgctgcagcttcctgttgtggggaagccctgcaaATCGATTACCAAGTGCAATAGAgttggaggcatatactgcaatgtattgctattgtgcagtcttttctgaggttgctaaaactacataagctagcggtccgcaaacttgatctctctttattttatcatctaAACCCCACTGATTGTGATAACCAGTTGATCCAACtactttccaaaacaaaactaaaaaagtaACAATCCAAGTTTTACTAAGAAACCCTGACCTCACTGCTGAAAATTGTCTGGTTACTTACTGATCTAGAGGAAAGAATGCTGGTTTTTAGCTGTCAGGGTAAATAGAACTCATAGAGAACCACTCTATATGAAgattgtgtcatttttcatcacaagttaaaaggttaaaagaggaaaaatcatCAATTGCCAGTTTTATTGaaagctttctcttttttctttctaatcTGTATTATTCTCATGCCATTCCTCTGTAGCAATGTCAAACTCTACAGAGATGTTGGAGCTCGGCTGTATATCCAGTAACCTCTGTGGTATCCCGCTCATCCTGGAAGCTGTGCTCGGTGAAAACACCGCGGTCACCTGTGGAGCACCATGGACCATCAGCATCAGTGGCCTCCTGCTGACCTTTGCTCTCACAGCATGTAAAGCCCTTGTTTAGAGAATAAAcatgctcaaacacacattcagaaagACATCTCTGTAATGGTTCATTGAGTTATGTGATGATGTCGTCTGTGTGCCACAGTaacacccacatgcacacagataaCATCACGCACATGCATAACAGCACACCCATACACAGAGAAAGATGTTATCACACGGAGAAGTCACAGACTTACAGGCAGACACTAATGCTTGATGAAAGAGTTGGGGAAAACTGTTCAAGCCAGGCCAAGCACGAAGATACCAGGACGCACGCTGAGCGACAACTTGTCAGTCAACTCTTCATGTCAGAGACATTAATACACTCAAATCCCTGCAGCTGGGAAAGCTGAGCACAGTCTTGAGGAGTGCTTCTGGTTTATGACATAACGTACTTCTCTGCGGGAGACACACCATGGCAGATCAGTGTGCAGCTGAGCAGAACagcttttaacattttgtttcagaccATACATGTGTGATCGCTACTGCTGTGTTATTTCTATAATTAAATGACTTCTAAGCTTTTACCTCATGATAATCAGTTAACTCTTTAGCTTCTTCTCTTTGCTTCTGTCAAAAAGTCTCAGGCCTCATTTTTGGTGCAATTcatattcttcattttttcagCAACACAGCTTCAATGTACCCGTATTAACGCACAATAATGtatattgtttttaatcttgaaataacagcttcaaaaccATTTTGATGGCACAGTCTCTTGTAACAGGATGAACAGGTGTCTCTGTCCCGTTTCTACAGTGATATAGTAATGTAACCTCAGCGAGAGGTGTTACAGCATCACATTTTCAACACATCCCACTGTTATGATGTcacaagttttgtttgtagttggcacctacattacgtctgacaaactgttacacacctgggatttcaatcaatatttatttgtataacACCAATTTACAACAAAAGTTGATTCTGGACACTTCATGAACAGGTCTAGACCACTTTCAAATTCATTCTTATTCAAGAGTACACTCTTTCAGTTTGACAGTGTGATTTAAGGTTTCTGTCATAATGTTTTCCTTCAGAACCCACACTTGCACTCAGATATCCCCTGCTTGTGCTTAGAATTGCTCCGCTCTCAGACATTTTGTGGAATAATCCTGTCAGACCTCTCCAGCCAATAGAATGCCAGGTGACGTGTCAACCTATGAAATGATCCCTACTTCATTGCGGATGCATTTGCTTTACGTTTTAGCCTGTTACAGATTACCACTCTAAGATAGGAACACCaaggcggctgtagctcagcaggtagagcaggtcgactagtgatcagaaggtcactggttcaaatcaaATCCTGGCTCTGGGCAGGAGCTGAGCAtgttaaagtgtccttgagcgagatattgaaccccacattgctcatcagtaagggccctgcgatgagctggtgactcgCCCTGCGACAgggctgggattggctccagcatcAACATCCCACGACtccatggaaagggataagcggttacggacaatgacgTGACATAGGAATACCCCTCACTAAGAGGGGGCGCTCAAAAACTTTACTACGCATCAGATCTTAACAGTATGTACTTTATGCCACACACTGTTGGAAAGCTGAGACTGTTGTGATTGTTTTAAACccaaaagaaaggaaaaaaagttattttcagacCATGTAATAGCCTTCTTAACTCatgacacaacatgacacacattgacacacaaTATTAGAAAGAGCCCTCTACCGTTTCTCTAAGTTTTTCTacttttataatatttatataaaacatttttcaagttcaCTTTGGCTTTTTCTTATCAAAATCCTGTAGGTGGAAtggtaaaaatgttgttttcaatggTTATGCCTCTGTCATTCTATGCCAGAATGAGCAGCATCAAATCATGAAACAAGCAAGAAACCCCAAGGTCTTAGCTTTCATTTGAGACCAAGATTATGTTTCTAGGTAAAGGGGTTCTCAAGTTATAAGCCTTTGAATCTCAATTGGCCCTTTGGGAAACCAAAAGtccaaagcaaaacacacagacatgcctttagaaaaaaatgtgtgaaaaatcaattttgtgtctgttgtgtccATAGACATACCTGAACCCTTATATCTTAGTCAGTTTATTGACATTTGAATTGGACAGAAACCAAAACCTTTGTTCCAACCTCTGTAACTCTCTGTCAGTATGTCATAGAATCACACTTACACTTCTAAAAGGGTGTTACCTTTCCAATGATATCAAGCACATCCCTGAGTCTCAAACTATGTGGGAGCTGTCATGCTTTTAATTTCGGTGTGTCGTTTTGgaaaaagaaccttaaaattgGGGGCGTTCACTAACAGGTTAGATCATCTGGTAAGGGTGCTATAGGAGGACATTCAGTGGCTTAACTGCTGTGATCATACAGAGTTTGGCTGCATTTTTCTACCGTGAATTTCTACACAATAACCAATTCTGAAACAAAAACCTCACCTCCACACGTGTCAGTAGGAATCTGATTTAAAATTTTAGAGAAATTAACAACACCTGTGTTGTGTTCCACCATTTCTGCTTCTGTATACCACTAGGCGGCACTGTTATGAGGCAGACACTACTTGAGACGCTGTAGAAAGATAGAACTACTGACTGTGCAATACTATGTTGCTCCTCAAATTCATATTATGCTGCTCTGTTGGCCTCATAATAACCAGCACTTGCTGAAGACCTGTCATTCTGTTATTCATGGATCTACACTACAGCTGGCAATCAAGAGGTTTTCCTGAGCTAAATATTGCTAATTCAGATTTCTTTGTCACATAAGGTTAGGTTAGTAGCTTGCTTGTTATCTTCTCgactgttttctgtgcttttgtgtgttttggtgtacTCTGTGATTACAAATCTGAATTGGAATTCATTCAGTGTCCTTTCTAGGCCAAACCTTTGGAAAGGGACGGACTGCTTTCAGCTCCAGTTGCGAACGGCACTGGTGAAGAAAAAATATCATAAACTGCACTAAATGGGTGGAATCATGGATGCAACAGCAACAGGCTCAAAGgactttccctttctttctcactttttcttcttgtgcacTGATTTGCATCCTTGAACGGCCAATCAGAGGGATTTCTTTCACAAATGGGCTACACTGCCGATCCCGCACGCTCAATTGACACACCAAGCTGACAGTTTTCCATTGCCCAGTGTTAGGACCCTTAGACTCATGGCCTGCTACACCTGTTTttaacagtgtgtgagtgttgatgatgaattgaAGAGTCTTACAGCCTGGGGATTGAAGCTCTGTCCTGCCTGTACTTCACAATAAAGTTCTCTTGATGTCTGGAAGTGCAGTTCtaggtgtacagtgtgaacagaagGGGTCTGAGCACGCAGCCCTGGGGGTCCTCTGGTGGAAAACCAAACAGCATCCTGATTCAGCTGAAGCAGGGAGGGACACAGCAGTGGGTTCAAACCATCTTGTAGCAGTAACAAGGTATTTCTGTGTCTCATAATATTTAGAAATAATGAAGTTTTGATTTTCAATAATGGTAAAAATACAGACACTGCTCTTTCAATTAAACTGATACAGCTGCAGTGAGGTGATGTACTGCACAGCATGCACCACCAGAGGTCAGTCTCTTCTGATGGAAGGGGCACCTGAGCTGAGACAGATGGTGACTGTGAGCGATGGAAATAATGTTACAGgactagtaaaaaaaaaaaaaaagtcataaataggaagaagaatgtgtgaaataaaaatagtgaAGGAGTCCAATGatgttataggagtgcaatgatagaccagtggactgcttttcaaaaccagGAGtctatattacccacaatgcaacttagccactgagtgatatCACTTGAGGATacttatcagattacatgttgcttcctctggagccacaaaagattTAATACTTCTTTTTCCCATACACTGTAACACTCCCCAACACCTGAAGATTCACTTTGATGTGGAAAATTGGAAGAGCTGCCCTTTAAAACAGTCATTgaggaaactgaaaactgtgaGCGTCTTTGCAGATAGGCTGTCAGGTGATGCTTATCTGACCAGCTCTTCCATCCTCCAGGGTGGAAGAAGGGGAGGGAGCACAACAAAACAGGAGAGACCAGCAGCAGGCCCAGAGGGAAAAGCCACCTGTAGCCAGTCTTCTAGCAAGGACAGTGTTATGCAACAATTTCAACTGTCACTGTAGTGGAGTATGGTTGTATATATGCAGTAAGATGGCATTGATATGGAGGAACAGTGACTTCAGTGGTTGAAATCAAACGAAACATTCTTCCCTTTGTCAACTCTCTGCATATGTGCTTCGGACACAGGGTCTGTCAGAATATTCCGCGCTGCAGGTGTACTGTATGTGCGTTAAGCTCCATCTCCAAGTCAAGTGCTTCTCCACATTCACCATTAACCTATTTAAAGCATTGACGTCATGACGTGTCAGCATGTTTGAGTGTGCCTATGTGCAAGTGCGTCTCAGTGATGAGGCAGATGTGACATTGTGCTGTTCATACATCCACACAACTATAGCTCAGGACACGGGTGCGTCATTCCGCTGTGAAGGCTTTTCTACTCATTCAGCTGAAACAGTGGGAGATGTGGAGACTGATGACATAGTTTGAATACACTGTGCGTGGTGGAGCAAGATAAGACAAAATGTACCACTACTGATCCTCCGCAAGGGACATTCAGTAATGCCCCCGCACAATTATGGGGAGGAATTTTTTTCATCTACAATTTTACAGTtatttacagttacagttattatctatctatctatctatctatctatctatctatctatctatctatctatctatctatctatctatctatctatctatctatttatataaatatatatatatacaggtatatgtatatatatatatatatttacatacatatatctACCATTTTGCTCTCTCTTtcaagatagatagatagatagatagatagatagatagatagatagatagatagatagatagaaaataGAAATCTTTCAGTAGGTTACTAACCTGTTCAAATCTTTTAGAGGTGACATGGATGATGAATAGTAAAGTAATGATAATATTACTTTGgccattaaagggatattctgggATAtcagaatcagtaggatttagatgataaaataagttaattcaaatgtgttactttggccCTAATGatataaatgtagtgaagtacaatatttgtctccaaaCTGTAGCAGAGCAGAAAAGGGGAAATACTCTAAATTTACTGttgtaagtttaatccatggtctaacacactgtgacactgagtaagaccccgctagagagatcaagttttccgaccgctagcttatgtagttttaacaacctcagaaatgatagcatgataacaatacactgcagtctttgtctccaccaagaaaccaccatcaaaaagccacacttagccacaaataatgctcagaacagcaccaaacttcagcaacagtacaaataggcTCCCGGCACATAGTTTAAGGCTTCAAACATCTCCTAGCTTTGCCGTTTCATTTCTGCCGAAatgagaacacaactcaccactctcctgcagcagcttggtcGTTGTGGGGAAGacctgacgagtcgattaccgagcGCAGTAGA contains:
- the LOC119014346 gene encoding uncharacterized protein LOC119014346 — encoded protein: MNLMLTVCLASVLLYTAESLRCHQCTNESCSNSTSVLCPLTSTVCRTITSVRLTNTIASVTVGKNCSSLLSCITPNNVETEWSVNQGFKKEAHTQKCCATDNCNLGTLAVPNLLTNGKQCVACASSADSMAGTCNTTLSCAGVEDRCFNGTTMSNSTEMLELGCISSNLCGIPLILEAVLGENTAVTCGAPWTISISGLLLTFALTACKALV